In one window of Spartinivicinus marinus DNA:
- the adk gene encoding adenylate kinase has translation MRVILLGAPGAGKGTQAQNIVKHYNIPQISTGDMLRAAVKAESPLGLKVKAVMESGGLVSDDIIIDLVKERIAQPDCKNGFLFDGFPRTIPQAEALEQAGIKIDNVVEIAVDDEEIVKRLTGRRIHEASGRIYHLVYNPSKEPNKDDVTGEPLMQRDDDTEETVRHRLKVYHEQTAPLIDFYKSKADQPGAAKYGKIKGTGEVDEIREALFGLLG, from the coding sequence ATGCGAGTTATTTTGCTGGGAGCACCAGGGGCAGGGAAAGGTACCCAGGCGCAAAATATTGTAAAACATTACAATATCCCACAAATTTCCACTGGAGACATGCTGCGTGCGGCAGTCAAAGCTGAAAGCCCATTAGGTCTTAAAGTTAAAGCAGTTATGGAGTCAGGTGGGTTAGTTTCTGATGATATCATTATAGATTTGGTTAAGGAGCGGATTGCTCAGCCAGACTGTAAAAACGGTTTTCTTTTTGATGGCTTCCCAAGAACTATTCCTCAAGCTGAAGCATTGGAGCAAGCTGGTATTAAAATCGATAATGTAGTAGAAATTGCTGTTGATGATGAAGAGATTGTTAAGCGCCTAACTGGGCGACGCATTCATGAGGCGAGTGGTCGTATATATCATTTGGTTTATAATCCATCAAAAGAGCCAAATAAAGATGATGTAACAGGTGAGCCTCTAATGCAAAGGGACGATGACACAGAAGAAACCGTTCGCCATCGTTTAAAAGTATATCATGAGCAAACAGCGCCTTTGATTGACTTTTATAAATCTAAGGCCGATCAGCCAGGTGCCGCTAAGTATGGCAAAATAAAAGGCACTGGCGAAGTAGATGAAATTCGTGAAGCTTTGTTTGGACTATTAGGCT